The genomic stretch CTCCGGTGATTCAGATCAAAGATGAAATGGCCTCCCGGAACGAGCGTCCGGCTTACCGCTGTAAACATGGCATCCAAATCACGCCCGGAGAGCAGATGATTGACACTGTTAAACACGGAGGTCACCAGGTCGAATCTTCGTGCCAGGACAAAGGACCTCATGTCGCCGACTATCCAATCCACGGCGACCCTTCTCTTCCCCGCCTTCTGCCGGGCCAGCTGCAGAGCGGCATGGCTCGCATCCAGGCCGGTCACTTGCAGGCCGCGCAACGCCATTCTGATCGCGAACGAACCTGTTCCACATCCGAGATCGAGCACAGACCGCAGCCGGATCCGGTGCTCACGGATGAGCCGGTCGACCCACGGGAGAATCAGGTCAGAAAATTCGGGGCCGAAGGTGCGCCAATACTCATCTGCCACGCCGGCAAAATGGTCATACCGAACTCGTCCGCTCACCTCGCCGTCCTTCCTTCAATTCCTTGAGCGAGTAATGTGTCCCGCGCCAGGTGACCCCTCCGCCCAGCAAGGTAACAAAGGCCGAGCGGAATGTGATGTAGATCATCACCAGGGCTGCCAGAGGATGGGTTGCCGCAAACAGAAGACTAACTCCTGTCCCACGGGACGAAAGGTGATACAGCGCAAATAAGGCCGCAACACTCGCTGCCGAGAGCCATCCCGACAAAT from Terriglobia bacterium encodes the following:
- a CDS encoding class I SAM-dependent methyltransferase gives rise to the protein MSGRVRYDHFAGVADEYWRTFGPEFSDLILPWVDRLIREHRIRLRSVLDLGCGTGSFAIRMALRGLQVTGLDASHAALQLARQKAGKRRVAVDWIVGDMRSFVLARRFDLVTSVFNSVNHLLSGRDLDAMFTAVSRTLVPGGHFIFDLNHRSCFEEVWGGVSVVRKSRFLLMRCDEIDRRRQRATAYLAICLKRKGRYVCTLDAIEERWFPEARVREAARRASLQVIYKENFNPFPEQAGYSPDIKSLWLLRRGT